One window of Mixophyes fleayi isolate aMixFle1 chromosome 3, aMixFle1.hap1, whole genome shotgun sequence genomic DNA carries:
- the SMIM28 gene encoding small integral membrane protein 28 — MRWLLDSSWSKFGHAGRSTYEWMTSEPGLPLVETKLQSKHPNQINSTKEDLQPFLCIILPTTALLVIGFFVLFLYRRCRRKIPQGQIFAISLQENAPDREMDFFSNMPWSTEPFQYCTLVPDASFLTICLPPPYEEAILKTSSDSCISIYQDPVPPYEERPRRSSK, encoded by the exons ATGCGGTGGCTCCTGGACAGCAGCTGGAGTAAATTTGGACATGCAGGCAGGAGCACATACGAGTGGATGACTAGTGAACCAGGACTACCACTTGTGGAAACAAAGTTGCAG AGCAAGCATCCCAATCAAATCAATTCCACCAAAGAAGACTTACAGCCTTTCTTGTGCATCATACTTCCTACAACAGCATTGCTGGTTATAGGGTTCTTTGTACTGTTCCTCTATCGGAGGTGCCGACGTAAGATCCCACAGGGCCAAATCTTTGCCATAAGTCTCCAGGAGAATGCTCCAGATAGAGAAATGGACTTCTTCTCCAACATGCCCTGGAGCACAGAGCCTTTTCAGTACTGTACACTGGTACCAGATGCCTCATTTCTAACCATATGCTTGCCTCCTCCTTATGAGGAGGCCATCCTGAAAACATCTAGTGACTCCTGTATCAGTATCTATCAGGACCCAGTGCCTCCATATGAAGAAAGACCTCGGAGATCTAGCAAATAA